The Chlorocebus sabaeus isolate Y175 chromosome 1, mChlSab1.0.hap1, whole genome shotgun sequence genome includes a region encoding these proteins:
- the LOC103248735 gene encoding olfactory receptor 8A1, translating into MAAGNHSTVTEFILRGLTKRADLQLPLFLLFLGIYLVTMVGNLGMITLIRLNSQLHTPMYYFLSNLSLVDLCYSSVITPKMLVNFVSEKNIISYAGCMSQLYFFLVFVIAECYMLTVMAYDRYVAICHPLLYNIIMSHHTCSLLVAVVYAMGLIGSTIETGLMLKLPYCERLISHYFCDILPLMKLSCSSTYDVEMAVFFLAGFDIIVTSLTVLVSYTFILSSILSISTTEGRSKAFSTCSSHLAAVGMFYGSTAFMYLKPSTVSSLAQENVASVFYTTVIPMLNPLIYSLRNKEVKAAMQKTLRSKLF; encoded by the coding sequence ATGGCTGCAGGAAATCACTCTACAGTGACAGAGTTCATTCTCAGGGGATTAACGAAGAGAGCAGACCTCCAGCtccccctctttctcctcttcctcggGATCTACTTGGTCACCATGGTGGGGAACCTGGGCATGATCACTCTGATTCGTCTGAACTCTCAGCTTCACACCCCCATGTACTACTTCCTCAGCAATCTGTCACTCGTGGATCTCTGCTACTCCTCCGTCATTACCCCAAAAATGCTGGTGAACTTTGTGTCAGAGAAAAACATCATCTCCTACGCAGGGTGCATGTCACAGCTCtacttcttccttgtttttgtcattgCTGAGTGTTACATGCTGACAGTGATGGCCTACGACCGCTATGTTGCCATCTGCCACCCTTTGCTTTACAACATCATTATGTCTCATCACACCTGCTCCCTGCTGGTGGCTGTGGTCTACGCCATGGGACTCATTGGCTCCACAATAGAAACTGGCCTCATGTTAAAACTGCCCTATTGTGAGCGCCTCATCAGTCACTACTTTTGTGACATCCTCCCTCTCATGAAGCTGTCCTGCTCTAGCACCTATGATGTTGAGATGGCAGTCTTCTTTTTGGCTGGATTCGACATCATAGTCACAAGCTTAACGGTTCTCGTTTCTTACACCTTCATTCTCTCCAGCATCCTCAGCATCAGCACCACAGAGGGTAGATCCAAAGCCTTCAGCACCTGCAGCTCCCACCTTGCAGCTGTGGGAATGTTCTACGGATCAACTGCATTCATGTACTTAAAACCCTCCACAGTCAGTTCCTTGGCCCAGGAGAATGTGGCCTCTGTGTTCTACACCACCGTAATCCCCATGCTGAATCCCCTAATCTACAGCCTGAGAAACAAGGAAGTAAAGGCTGCCATGCAGAAAACACTGAGGAGTAAACTGTTTTGA